The Flammeovirga pectinis genomic interval AAAGAAGTTATGAATAATGGAGGGAAAGTAGAAACTATCACTCTCGTTGAGGGATTCTCTACATCATCAATAATAGAAAAAATAAGGAAATTTGGCTTATAATAATTGAGTTGATTTTCAATAAAAAAGGTTCATTTCAATTAATTGAAATGAACCTTTTTTATTGAAAGAAACTGATCTGCTTATCCTTCTAATTCGTTTACTAAAGATACATACTGTGCTTCTGCGTCGGAAGCTGAAGTACCTTCTATTTTTTTCCATGCATCCCATTTTGCATTTCCTTTGAAGTCGAAACCTCCTGGACGCTCTGTAGTCACATCCCCTACTGATGCCTGCTTGAATAAAGCATACAATTGTAAAAGGTGATCATTTGATGGTTTTGCTGGTAATTGATTTACTCGTTCTTGTGCGTCTTTAAATGCTTCTGAAGCCATAGGTGTATTTATTGATTTATCTAAAAAAATTAACTTACTCTAGTCCATAATTCTGTTCTTCCAAAGAGTTTAATACCAACGTATCCTCTCATCTTTAGAACATTTGGACCACTGCTTTGAATA includes:
- a CDS encoding acyl-CoA-binding protein; this translates as MASEAFKDAQERVNQLPAKPSNDHLLQLYALFKQASVGDVTTERPGGFDFKGNAKWDAWKKIEGTSASDAEAQYVSLVNELEG